The nucleotide sequence AGAGACTGGACATCCAGCTGGTATTGCCAGACCCCGCCGACCGGACAGGCCATGTGAGTGGCTTCAGCGGCATTAATTTTTACGGTCAGTTCGCCTTCAGATTCATCGCAGAATCCCTGAAGAGTCAGCGTGGTGGTGTTGATATCCACATATTCATTGGCAGGGGCCGTAATCAGTTTTTTGTCTTCGGGAGTCAGAGATCCCACCGCTTCGATCAAGGTGTCGAGTGTACAACCCGGTAGGAGCACGGCACTCGTAATAAGGAGTGCATAGGAAATCACTTTTTTGATTTTCAAAGTTAACGTGCCGATAAACATCATGACTATTTATCGGCATTTACTGGCTTTTTTGTGAGCCGAACAATAAAGAACTGTTCGGTGAAATCAGGGGAAAGTTCGTTTTTGATATGGGAACAGACGGCGTCTTAATCTGAGACGCCAAGAATGAAATAAATCAATTTTCAAACTGTTTGAAGAAATCCGGATCGTAAGACTGCAGTAACGGAGTGTCAGCATGAGGCATTTTACCGTTATTCATCCACTTCAAAATATCCTGAATCAACATTACATCCATGACATACGCTTTCGTGTTCAGCAGGGTGCCGGTGACACCTTTGCGACCCAGTGGTGGGAAAAATACCGGGTAACATTTCAGATCGTTCGACACGGCTTCGGTAAACTGGGCGACGGTGATATCCGGAACAGATGCTGTTGCTGCGATCAGCAGAATCTGTTCATTGTTCAGAGCCTCGCAGTAAAGGCGCTTGCCAGTGGCAGCGCGCTTTTCATTGGTGACGTTCAACGTTCTTTGGGATTGCTCCAGAAAATCAAAAATAAAGCGGTCCGAGGTCACAGCCTGAGCCTGGGCCGTCAGCATGGTGGCAATAGCGAAAAGCAGAAGTTGCTTCATATACATCCTTGGTGATGGAAAGATTAAAAATCAATACCGCAAACAATGCAGGGGCCGGGCCAGCTCTATTGAATTTAGACAGGGATTGAAGCCGGGGGGCGTGAAGTCTTTGCCATGGGTTGTTTAAAGTATGGACGTTCCCTGACAAAGCAAAAGGGGAAGTTTAAAAAGCAAAAAGCCCTTGGGTTGAGCAAGGGCTTTTTGGTGGTTTTCTTAATTTGGAGGAAGACTATTCTTCCGCTGGAGCAAAGCCGCGACGAAGAGTGTTCTCGGTCACGCATGCCGGTTCCATGTACTGTTTCAAGTAATCAGGTCCACCGGTTTTGGAACCGATACCGGACATTTTGAAACCGCCGAATGGATGACGGTCGACCATCGCGCCCGTGATGCCACGGTTCACGTAAAGGTTTCCGACTTCCAGTTCCTCTTTCACACGGTTGATGTTGGCCGGGCTTCTGGAGAACACACCACCAGTCAGAGCGTACTCTGTGCTGTTGGCGATATCCAAAGCCTGATCCAGATTTTTCGCACGGATCACAGCCACAACCGGACCGAAGATTTCGGCTTGAGCCAACTTTGCATCGCCCGGAACCTCACCAAAGATAGTAGGTGGCGCAAAGAACCCGCCGCCCGGCACAGAGCCTTTGAACAGCAGTTTGTGGTTCTTTTCAGCCTCCGCAATCGTTCCAAGGATGCGGTCGTAAGCTTCTTTGTCGACAACAGGCCCCATGTAAGCTTTTGGATTGTCAGCAGGGTGGATTTCGATGGATTTTGCTGTTTCAACCAGACGGTCCACGAAACGGTCGTAAACTTCATCAAGCACGATCACGCGGCTGGCAGCAGAACATTTCTGACCGCTGAAACCAAACGCAGAATAGATAACACCGTCAACTGCTTCATCCAGATCCGCATCGTTATCGATGATCACGGCGTTCTTGCCGCCCATTTCGATGATACAACGTTTGACGTGCTGCTGGCCTGGTTGAACCACCGCTGCGCGGTTCATGATGTGCAGACCCACGGCTTTAGAGCCTGTGAATGCGATCGTCGTCGTGTACTTGTGGTTCACGATGTATTCACCAACTTCTTCACCATAACCCGGCAGGAAGTTGATTACACCTTGTGGGAATCCAGCTTCCTGGATCATTTTCATCAAGCCCCAGGCAACCACTGTGGATTGTTCTGCAGGTTTCATCACCACGGTGTTCCCCGCAACAGCAGCTGCTGTCACCATACCGGCCAAAATCGCCAGAGGGAAGTTCCAAGGAGCAATCACCGCAGTCACACCGCGGGATTTGTAGATGTAGTGAGACAACTCACCCGGCAAGCCACCCACGCGCAGTGGTTTTTGTAGCTCACGCATGTGACGGGCATAGTAACGGCAGAAGTCGATGGCTTCACCGATGTCGCCATCAGCTTCAGCCCATGGTTTTCCAACTTCAAGGACTTGCGTCGCAATCAGCTTGAAACGGTCACGGGTCATGATGTCAGCAAGCTTATCCACCAGGGCAGCACGCTGTTCACACGGAACGTTCTTCCAGGTTTTGTAAGCGGTTTGTGCCGCCTGCATGGCCTGTTCAGCCTGCTCGGTCGTTGCCATCTGGATCTTACCCACGATCTGATCGGACTGGGACGGATTCACACGGTCAAAGATTTTGCCGGATTGCAGATCCTTGTTGTTGATCACAACGTTCACGTTCACCGGCAAAGAGGCTTTCGCTTCCGCCAGAGCTTTTTGCATTTTTTCACGATCGGCTTTCACTGCGAAATCCAACAGTGGTTCGTTATAGAACTTGCCTGGTTTTTTTGGAATGATCGGGGACGTTGGAGTCAAACCTTGCGCCGGATCTTTCAAAAGTTCCGCCATGGATTTGTTGTCCGCGAACTTGCCACGCAGCCAGGATTCATTGGATGTGTTTTCAAGAAGACGGCGAACCAGGTAAGCCATGCCCGGGATCAGTTCGCCGACCGGAGCGTATTCACGCATGCGATAGCCCATGTCCACGATGGTTTTCTTGATGGGTTCTGCCATTCCGTAAAGCATTTGGAATTCCAAAGCCTCTTTCGGGATGTTCAGTTTTTCTGCGTAAAGCATGCACGCTGCCAAAGTTCTGACGTTGTGGGATGCAAAAGCAGGGCGGATGAATTTGATGTTTTCCAGAAGGTACTTCGCGCACAACTCGTAGTTGGCGTCGGATTCTGCCTTGTTGGTGTAAACTGGTACCGGCCATCCACGCTGTTCAGCTTCGATGGTTTCGTAATCCCAGTAAGCACCCTTAACAAGTCGAACCCAGAACGGAGTGCCGCGTTTTTGCGCGAACTCTGTCAGGGCTTTGACGTCTTCGAAGGAATCGCGCAGGTAAGCCTGAATCACGATACCGAAGAACTTGTAATTTTTGAATTCAGGTTCATTGATCAGCTCTGTGAACACTTCCAGTGTCAGGTGTTTGACCGAGTACTGTTCCATATCCAGATTTACGAACACGCCTTTTTCCATACCCAGACGGAACACGGAACGCAGGCGTTCTTTCAGGATTTTTTTGGATTCATCCCAAGCCGCATCTTTGATCTGGGAATAAAGTGCCGTCATCTTCACGGACACATTCACTTTAGGCAAAGCGCCTTCGTGATCGCGATCGATCTGCGGAACTTCGTCCCACTTTTCAGCGTCTTTCGCCAGCCAGGTCACCAGCTCCATATACTTGCTGCTGTAATCCTGCGCTTCTTTTTCAGAAAGTGTCGCTTCACCCAGGATGTCCACGGTGAAGGTCATTTTGTTTTTGCGGGCTTTTTTCAGTACCGGCAACGCTTCATCCGGGCTTTCGCCAGTGATGAACATTTTTGCCATACCCATAACGTTCTTTTTGATCGCACCCGCCATCAGGCCCGGAGCCAAAGAACCCAAACCAAGTCCCACGTTGAATACCGGAGGCAGCGTGCCGCCGTCTTCAGAGAAGTATTCTTTCAGGTGGCGCGCAACTTCATCCCCTGAGTTGATGGATGGAAGCACGTCCACGAAACGGAACATGTTGGTTTTGAATTTTTCGTTTTTCATGCTCCATTCCATGATGGAGCCATACCAGAAGTCTTTGGAGAAAATAGAAGCCTTGGACTGGCTTTCCATGCGTTTCAGAATCTCTTCACCACGGGAGACAATTTGCGACTGAATGTCGTTCATATGCTTTTACCTCTACAGAAGGGCCGCATATTCTCACGGGGATATAAAAATTCAAGCGATTAGTGTTCCGGGAATAGGGGTGGAAACAGGGGATTGACGCAAATGGCTAGCGAGCCAGCCATTGGTGTTTCATTTTTCCCACGATTTCGGCTTCCAGATTGTCGCCACGGCGAATAGGGCCGACCCCGGCCGGAGTGCCGGTCAAAAGCAGGTCACCGGGTTCGACCGGGAAGTGCTGACGCACGAATTCGATCAATTGTTCAAACCCGAAAATCATCAGGTTGGTGTTCCCCATCTGACGGGTTTCGCCGTTGATTTTTAGAATAATTTCAAGGTTCTTTAGCTCTTCCAGATCATCCACCGGAAAGAACGCCGAAAGGGGAGTCGCCCCTTTGAAGCTTTTCGCCAAAGTCCAAGGGTGTCCCTTGGATTTCAACTGATTTTGCTTGTCCCGGTCGGTCAGATCCAGAGCGATGCAAGCTTCATCGATTTGCAGGTTTTCATCAAACTGCAACGCCAGTTCCACCTCGTGATGAACCTCTTTCATCCAGGCGGGAACGACCAATTCTTTGGCGGCCAAAGTGGCGGTGCTTCCGGCTTTCAAAAAGATCATCGGTTCAGTCGGAACTTCGTTACCCAGTTCTTTGGCGTGTTCAGCATAGTTGCGGCCGACAGCCCAGATATTGCGAATCATAGTTGAATCCTTTTCAGTTCGATGAATTCAAAAACGCCGTCGGAATTCACATGAAAACCAACGTGCTGGCAGGGACTCCAATGGGAAAAATCAGCATCCGAAGAAAGATCCTTGTCAGCCGGTGCCACACCCATGGCTTCAACCACCCAGTCATAGTGGGAGCACATGAAAATGGTCGCCTCAGATTTGGTGGCGGCATTTTCCAGAAGCTTGCTGATGCGGTTGCGAAAATCACTCAGGGTTTCGTCGCCTTTTTGTTCTAGCAGTGCGTCCTGAGTGATCAGGGGCAGGCCCAGATGTTGGGATAGGGGACGGAAGGTGCTGTGGGTGCGCTTTTTAGGGGAAACCCAAAGCTCCGTAGGACGCGGTAATTCCTCTTTAAGCACCTTGTCGAGCAGTTTGGAGGCTTGAGCATGTCCCTCGGCCGTGAGATCGGGGTCTCCGGAAAAATCCATGGCTTTCTGGGCGTGTCTAAAGACGTAGATCTTCATTGCGGCGGGCTCTCTTCTGCTTGAAATTAAGGTCGTGCTTTGTTAGGGTCATTTTCCATAAAGTCCGGGAGTTTGTCATGAGTAAAGAACGAGTTCATCGCTTCGTATCCAAAGATCTGACTGTGCGTATTGCCGCAGTGAATGCGACTGAAGTCGTTCGACACATGCAGGGTCTGCAAAATACCTATCCATTGGCCACGGTGGCTGTGGGTCGCAGCATGGTGGGAGCTCTTTTGATGGCGGCTCAGCTTAAGGACGATCAAATGGTCGGCTTGCTTTTCCGCGGCAACGGCCCGTTGGGAAGCATCTATGCCGAAGCGTCCTACAACGGACACGTGCGTGGTTACACCGCAAACCCGCAATATCAACCAGCTAACTATGACAATGGCTTGTCTTTGAAAGACGCCATCGGTATTGGGCTTTTGAGTGTGGCCCGACATCAGCCATTCCAAAAACAACCATTCCAGGGAACGGTTGAACTGGTCAGCGGAGAAATCGGGCAGGACATCGCCCACTATCTGCACCAGTCCCATCAAATCCGTTCTTTGGTTTCTTTGGGTGTATATCTGGACACTTACGGCAAAGTCCGTTCTGCTGGCGGCGTACTAATTGAAGTCATGCCCGGCGTGGACGAAGCCGTCGTGGAAAGAATCCAGAAAAACTACGAAGACAAAAAACCAAACATTTCCCAAATGCTTTTGGATGGCGCGACTGCCGAACAACTGCTGGCCCCGTTCATGGATGGCATCCCGTTTGAAGAAATCGAACACAAACCCGAAGTTGAATACTTCTGCCCATGCACCAAAGACCGCGTGATGCGCGCTTTGGAACTTTTGACGGTGGAAGACTTTGAAGACATGATCAAAAAAGCCGAACCAGTTCACGTGACTTGTCAGGTTTGTGGTCGTCCTTACGAGGTTTCCATTCCAGAAGTGCAGGAGCTTAAAGACAAGCTTCACAAGGAATCCCTGCACTAGTTTTTTTCGGGTGTCGCGGGGTTTGCCGGGCAGTAAGGCCTTGCCCGGCGCTACGGGCGGCACGGCATCCTGCCTCGTCGCTTCCACCTACGCCTTCGGCTACGGCGGAGGGCCATCCAGGCCCCGCGAAGGCCGCCCTCCGGCCAGGCAATTCCTTACTGCCCGACAAATCGGCTTCGATCAATTAGGGCAGGGGAACTTGGGAAGCTTCTCTTCAAGATCCACGCTTCAAAAACAAAACTTCAAAAGAAGAATTTCCACAAACTGACAATCGACGTCTGCGCCGCGAAGAAAAATTCAGTACAAACATATTCAATGACTTCTTCCGCGCGAATGCGCATCTGCAAATAGAAAAGAATCTTAGAAATTAACGACGAACCCTTTCGAGGTCGCGCAGCGACTCTTCGAATTCTTTTTCTTAAATGTTCCTTGGTAGTTACGAAATTGGGAACAAGGCCGGGGAAGCCCGGCCGGAGTTCGGCCTTCGCGGGGCCTGGATGGCCCTCCCACCGCAGGTGGGAAGCGACGAGGCAGGATGCCGTGCCGAACGGAGCGCCGGGATTCACCGGCCTTGCTCCCAATCCCCGCATCCCGCACGGACCATCACCAGAACGAAAAGGAATTAGAAGAGCGAATCTCCCCAGTCGATGAGCGTGGAGTTGATCCACCCAATCTTTTCCTGGGCCGTGATTCTTCGGCCTTTACTGATATAGTCCAGGGCTTCTTTGCGCATTTCTAGTGCGGTGGGGCCATGCAAAATCAACACTCCGCTTTCGGTGTCGTGAATGAAGCTTCGGCGGTTCATGTTGACGCTGCTGATGAAGCTTAGCTTTTTGTCGATCACCAGGATTTTCGAGTGCATGATCGAATTTGGCTGAGTCCACTCGAAGATTTCCACGTTTTTCAAATGGCGGTTGATGCCTTGTTTGTTCACGTCTTCGGCGATCTTTGGTGTGCCATCGCCCGCCAGATGAATACGGGTGATGATCTTTACTTTTACTTTGCGTTGAACGGCGCGGTCCAACGCTGCGCTGATTGCCACGGACGGGCGGAAGTAGGGCGTGGTCAACAGCAGTTCAGACTGGGCTGAATCAATCATGTCGATATAGAATTTTTCCAGCTGATAGCCGTCAAAGTAAGGCATCGAAGTGATGTGTCGAACCAGAGGTGCGGCATAAGGAAGTGAGCGCAGGCGCGTGACCTGATCTGCGGTGGCTTCTTTAGGCACGTTGATGTTTGTGGATCGGTGGCGCTGGGTTTCTGGATCACGCATCCAGAAGGCCAGCATCTGGGCCATCACGGATTTTACGAATGCATAACCGCGGATTTCGATTTCGAAATCGTCATAGTAAACATAAGCCTCTTCGCCGTCGCCGTAGTTCTTCAGGTATTTGTAGGCCTTATAGAAAGGCGTGTCGCTGAAGATATAGGAATCACGAATGTTGCGACCACCGGTGATCAGGAAGCTGTCTTTGGTGTTGGTGCTGGAATGACCAATGATCAGTTTCGTGTGATTCACACGGTGGAACTTGTCAAACCAGCCGCCGTTGTTTTCATCAGACAGTACATATTTATAATACTGCACTTTGATGTTCGGAAGGCCCTGTTGCAAGCGATCCAGAATCGCTTTGTCTTTTTTAGTCATGGTCACTTCAGGAACCAGAATGCGAATTTGTGTTCCTTGCTGCCCGTGATAGCGTAGAGCGCTGGACAGCACCATGCCATAGAAATCCGCCGAGAAATTCAAAGAAGAAACCCAGATGATGTCAAACTTCGGAGCTTTCGAAAAATCCAGCTCTGCCAACGGGTTCTTGTTGTTGAAGTCCTTGCGGCTCAGCGGGGAGCCGGTCAGTGCCAGGATCTTTTGATTGATCGACACATAGGGATCACGCAAGTTCACAAGTTTATCGAAAGTCTGCGGGCAGGTTGTATAGTTGAAATCCTGCTTCCAGAAGAACGCGGTCGCGTCGTTACCGAAGTTTCCGTCGGGACGAGCACAGATGTCGATCTGATTTGTCAGTTTGATCCACTCTTTAGAGGCGCGCCCCAGATCCACCAGTTGTACACCGTTGGTCCACGTTTTTGATTTTTCTGGATCGTAGAAGGACAGTCGGCAATAGTTTACTCGGGGAGTGAACTTCACCCGTACCCTCTGGCCGTTTTCCTGATTGTAGTACCAGTTGAATTCATAGACGCGGCTTTGCTGTTCACTTGAAAAGATCCAGCCTCCCGGGTGAATGATGTCACCATCGCATTCAAGGCGTGCCTTCAGAAACTTCTTTCGTGTGTTTTTTTCTTCGCGGAAAGGAGAGTCCGGTACGGGAATATCATTTTCAAAACGCAAGATATAGGTGCCATAAAACTGATGTTCGATGGGAAATGATCCTTGATGTGATGATCCGAACTTAAAATCATCCATCGAACGGATTCTTAGAACCTCTTCTTTTTCAAACAGACGCGGGCGGAAGGTGGCTTCAAACCACGGACCCAGGCCGGACCATTCACGCAGATAAAGTTTTGAGGACAGCTGGCTGATTTCGGCGTTGCGTTCACTGAGCAAGGCTTCTACGCGGGGCCAGTTTTCATTGGCGTGATCGAGGTCTTTTTGGAATTTCGCGTTTTGCTGGCCTTTTTGGAAAAGTTCCTGGTTGTATTTCCAGTCCTTGTTCCAATAACGGGAAAGCTCGACGTCGATTTCCTGAATGCGGTTGGCGCGTTCATCGTCATACATAACAGAGCTCGGTGCGCGCTGCGGGCCCGTGCATGAAGTCAGTAATGTTATGGCCAGTGCAAGGCCTCCCAAGAGCTTATTCATCAAGTACTAAAACGGCTCGTCACAGCGAAAAGTTAACGATTTTCCTTAAGAAATTTCCAAAAATTAACAACGACCCGGTTTCGTCTCCTGTTAAAAGTTTATACAGGTCCCTGGGGGTTTTGGTTGAGGGCAGGGCGGACCGGGCTTTGCTTGTGTTTAAGGTATGGAAAACACAAGAGCTTCGTCTCAAAATGAGATCCCCGTGAAATGGCTGTCGGTCTTTGTGATCGTAAGTCTGGTGGTCGCCGTACTTAGTTTCGGCTACGAAGTTCATCGTGCCAAGGATTCTGTCCGTCAGTATGTTGGGATCTGGGAAGACGACATCGCCCGCGCCAAATTATTCCAAGGCGACCCAACCCTGCAAAATAAGATTCTGAAGCAGCTTAAAGAAGTTCACACCGCTGTTGTGAAAAGTGAAGTTCAGAACCCTGAATCTTTGCAGTGTCTGGTTTCCACTGAAGTTCCAATCACTTTGAATTCTTTGCCGGCCGGTAAAATGGCGGTGTGTTTTGGTCCGTCTGAACTGGCGGTCAAAGCGCTGACTTCACCGGTCTTCATGCTGGGTGTGGTGCTGGGTTTGATCCTGCTGGGCTTTGGCTATCGCCGTGAATTCCTGGCAAGATTGCACGAACAAAAACTTGAATCCGAACTGGCTCGCAATAAGGAAATTTCTGAGATCTCGCGCCAGGTGGCCCATGACATCCGTGGTCCTTTGATGGCTCTGACGACTTTAAGTCAGTTGTCCCATGATATGAGCTCTGAAAAGAAAGAACTGTTTGATCACGCTGTGGCTCGCATCAAGGGCATTGCCGAAGACCTGCTGGCCAAGGGCCGCAAACAAAATGCAGGATCCAGTGTTCCCGCCGTTAAAACATCACAGCAGGATCTGACGACCTTGATGGATTCTTTGTTGAAAGAATATCGTTTCTCGCATCCTTCTGTGAATTTCACATGGCACAAGCACATTCATTCCGATACGGTGAAAGTGAATCTGGAATCCGTGAAAGTCCAGCGTGTGGTCAGCAACCTGCTGAACAATGCCCTGGAAGCGTTGCCGGAATCAGAGGCCTCGATCAATCTGACATTGATGGAGCGTCAGGATCACTGGCTGCTTCAGATCATGGACAATGGCAGTGGCATTCCAGAGGACATTTTGCCAAAACTGGCTCAAGAAGGCGTGAGCTTCGGCAAAGACAACGGCAATGGACTGGGTCTGTATGATGCCAAGAAAACCCTGGAATCTGTGGGCGGTGACCTGCAGATTCGTTCCCGCGTCGGTGTGGGGACCCAGGTGATTCTGCGATTCCCCAAGACGGTCGAGGCGGGGCTTGACCGCGCGGTGGCGACTCATCATCCTTAATCCATGTACCGCACATGGAAATATCTCGTCGTAAAAAATGAACAGGATTTGAAAAACTGGGCGCGCCTGCAACGGCTGGCAAGGCATCGCGGGCTTCCGGGCTTTTTGATGGTCGTTGTTTTTGCGGCCTGTGCCCTGATCAGTCTGGGACTGGCCGGTTTCTTTGGGATGATGGCTTATTCCCATCAGCTGCCGATGTGGTCTTCGGTGGGAAGTGCGCTGGCGATGCTGCTTTTGGCGGGAACTTTCGTGTTTGGCTCTCGCGTGTTTTTGCGCGAGCGGCAGATGGATGTTTTAAGAAAATTTCTGCGTCATCCGGACAGTGGCAGCTTCGTTGTCGGCAAACTGACTTCTTTCAATTATGTGGCGGGCGATAGCCGCAAGCTTTCGCGCTATTTCGTGGAAGGGGAAGCGGAAGGCCCACAAGGGCAGACTTTGTTTGTCGGGGAATTCTTTGATGCCGACATCTGGCCCTTCACCACGGAAGAAGGCGACCGTCAGATTCAAAAAGACGATGACTGGTATGACCTGAAGGGCAAACGCAGAACTTTGCCGATTCCTGCTTATTTTATCTGTGAGACGAATGATCCCAAAATCGGGGTGTTGGTGGGCATCGATCAGGCGTTGCTGAATGATGCCCTGAAGCGCAGTGAAATGAAGACTGTCTAGTTGTCGATCTCGATTCCCAGAACATTTTCGATGGTCTTTTCGTAAATGTCTTTTTTCTTGGCTTTGACCGGAGCCGTTTCGCGACGGCGTTCGCTGCCAGCACTTGTCGGGAAGGCTGCAAACAGATCGCGCTCTTTGCCGTCCGCGGTGATTTCAAACTTAAATTCACGGTCTTTGCAAATTGCCACCAAGGAAGCGCTG is from Bdellovibrio bacteriovorus str. Tiberius and encodes:
- the pruA gene encoding L-glutamate gamma-semialdehyde dehydrogenase, which translates into the protein MNDIQSQIVSRGEEILKRMESQSKASIFSKDFWYGSIMEWSMKNEKFKTNMFRFVDVLPSINSGDEVARHLKEYFSEDGGTLPPVFNVGLGLGSLAPGLMAGAIKKNVMGMAKMFITGESPDEALPVLKKARKNKMTFTVDILGEATLSEKEAQDYSSKYMELVTWLAKDAEKWDEVPQIDRDHEGALPKVNVSVKMTALYSQIKDAAWDESKKILKERLRSVFRLGMEKGVFVNLDMEQYSVKHLTLEVFTELINEPEFKNYKFFGIVIQAYLRDSFEDVKALTEFAQKRGTPFWVRLVKGAYWDYETIEAEQRGWPVPVYTNKAESDANYELCAKYLLENIKFIRPAFASHNVRTLAACMLYAEKLNIPKEALEFQMLYGMAEPIKKTIVDMGYRMREYAPVGELIPGMAYLVRRLLENTSNESWLRGKFADNKSMAELLKDPAQGLTPTSPIIPKKPGKFYNEPLLDFAVKADREKMQKALAEAKASLPVNVNVVINNKDLQSGKIFDRVNPSQSDQIVGKIQMATTEQAEQAMQAAQTAYKTWKNVPCEQRAALVDKLADIMTRDRFKLIATQVLEVGKPWAEADGDIGEAIDFCRYYARHMRELQKPLRVGGLPGELSHYIYKSRGVTAVIAPWNFPLAILAGMVTAAAVAGNTVVMKPAEQSTVVAWGLMKMIQEAGFPQGVINFLPGYGEEVGEYIVNHKYTTTIAFTGSKAVGLHIMNRAAVVQPGQQHVKRCIIEMGGKNAVIIDNDADLDEAVDGVIYSAFGFSGQKCSAASRVIVLDEVYDRFVDRLVETAKSIEIHPADNPKAYMGPVVDKEAYDRILGTIAEAEKNHKLLFKGSVPGGGFFAPPTIFGEVPGDAKLAQAEIFGPVVAVIRAKNLDQALDIANSTEYALTGGVFSRSPANINRVKEELEVGNLYVNRGITGAMVDRHPFGGFKMSGIGSKTGGPDYLKQYMEPACVTENTLRRGFAPAEE
- a CDS encoding fumarylacetoacetate hydrolase family protein — encoded protein: MIRNIWAVGRNYAEHAKELGNEVPTEPMIFLKAGSTATLAAKELVVPAWMKEVHHEVELALQFDENLQIDEACIALDLTDRDKQNQLKSKGHPWTLAKSFKGATPLSAFFPVDDLEELKNLEIILKINGETRQMGNTNLMIFGFEQLIEFVRQHFPVEPGDLLLTGTPAGVGPIRRGDNLEAEIVGKMKHQWLAR
- a CDS encoding phosphoglycerate mutase family protein encodes the protein MKIYVFRHAQKAMDFSGDPDLTAEGHAQASKLLDKVLKEELPRPTELWVSPKKRTHSTFRPLSQHLGLPLITQDALLEQKGDETLSDFRNRISKLLENAATKSEATIFMCSHYDWVVEAMGVAPADKDLSSDADFSHWSPCQHVGFHVNSDGVFEFIELKRIQL
- a CDS encoding Hsp33 family molecular chaperone HslO, encoding MSKERVHRFVSKDLTVRIAAVNATEVVRHMQGLQNTYPLATVAVGRSMVGALLMAAQLKDDQMVGLLFRGNGPLGSIYAEASYNGHVRGYTANPQYQPANYDNGLSLKDAIGIGLLSVARHQPFQKQPFQGTVELVSGEIGQDIAHYLHQSHQIRSLVSLGVYLDTYGKVRSAGGVLIEVMPGVDEAVVERIQKNYEDKKPNISQMLLDGATAEQLLAPFMDGIPFEEIEHKPEVEYFCPCTKDRVMRALELLTVEDFEDMIKKAEPVHVTCQVCGRPYEVSIPEVQELKDKLHKESLH
- a CDS encoding phospholipase D-like domain-containing protein, whose product is MNKLLGGLALAITLLTSCTGPQRAPSSVMYDDERANRIQEIDVELSRYWNKDWKYNQELFQKGQQNAKFQKDLDHANENWPRVEALLSERNAEISQLSSKLYLREWSGLGPWFEATFRPRLFEKEEVLRIRSMDDFKFGSSHQGSFPIEHQFYGTYILRFENDIPVPDSPFREEKNTRKKFLKARLECDGDIIHPGGWIFSSEQQSRVYEFNWYYNQENGQRVRVKFTPRVNYCRLSFYDPEKSKTWTNGVQLVDLGRASKEWIKLTNQIDICARPDGNFGNDATAFFWKQDFNYTTCPQTFDKLVNLRDPYVSINQKILALTGSPLSRKDFNNKNPLAELDFSKAPKFDIIWVSSLNFSADFYGMVLSSALRYHGQQGTQIRILVPEVTMTKKDKAILDRLQQGLPNIKVQYYKYVLSDENNGGWFDKFHRVNHTKLIIGHSSTNTKDSFLITGGRNIRDSYIFSDTPFYKAYKYLKNYGDGEEAYVYYDDFEIEIRGYAFVKSVMAQMLAFWMRDPETQRHRSTNINVPKEATADQVTRLRSLPYAAPLVRHITSMPYFDGYQLEKFYIDMIDSAQSELLLTTPYFRPSVAISAALDRAVQRKVKVKIITRIHLAGDGTPKIAEDVNKQGINRHLKNVEIFEWTQPNSIMHSKILVIDKKLSFISSVNMNRRSFIHDTESGVLILHGPTALEMRKEALDYISKGRRITAQEKIGWINSTLIDWGDSLF
- a CDS encoding sensor histidine kinase, with protein sequence MKWLSVFVIVSLVVAVLSFGYEVHRAKDSVRQYVGIWEDDIARAKLFQGDPTLQNKILKQLKEVHTAVVKSEVQNPESLQCLVSTEVPITLNSLPAGKMAVCFGPSELAVKALTSPVFMLGVVLGLILLGFGYRREFLARLHEQKLESELARNKEISEISRQVAHDIRGPLMALTTLSQLSHDMSSEKKELFDHAVARIKGIAEDLLAKGRKQNAGSSVPAVKTSQQDLTTLMDSLLKEYRFSHPSVNFTWHKHIHSDTVKVNLESVKVQRVVSNLLNNALEALPESEASINLTLMERQDHWLLQIMDNGSGIPEDILPKLAQEGVSFGKDNGNGLGLYDAKKTLESVGGDLQIRSRVGVGTQVILRFPKTVEAGLDRAVATHHP